Proteins encoded in a region of the Anopheles aquasalis chromosome 2, idAnoAquaMG_Q_19, whole genome shotgun sequence genome:
- the LOC126573033 gene encoding transcription initiation factor TFIID subunit 13, whose amino-acid sequence MAAPAPEEVFDQAEGEQFEDDDLGEVQIETSSGRKRLFSKELRCMMYGFGDDQNPYTESVDLLEDLVVEFITEMTHRAMEIGRTGRVQVEDIVFLVRKNSRKYARVKDLLTMNEELKRARKAFDEIKYAGAEAKIK is encoded by the exons ATGGCTGCCCCAGCTCCTGAGGAAGTGTTTGATCAAGCTGAA GGAGAACAgtttgaagatgatgatctGGGCGAGGTGCAGATTGAAACTTCTTCCGGCCGGAAGCGATTGTTTAGCAAAGAATTACGATGTATGATGTACGGGTTTGGGGACGACCAGAACCCGTACACGGAGAGCGTCGATTTGCTGGAGGATCTCGTTGTGGAGTTCATCACCGAGATGACTCACCGTGCGATGGAAATTGGCCGCACGGGACGGGTGCAGGTTGAGGATATTGTGTTCCTGGTGCGCAAAAACTCCCGCAAATACGCCCGTGTGAAGGACCTGCTGACGATGAACGAAGAACTAAAGCGTGCCCGGAAGGCGTTCGATGAGATTAAGTACGCCGGTGCGGAAGCAAAGATCAAATAA